The following nucleotide sequence is from Futiania mangrovi.
CGTCGTGCCCGACGGTCCCGACGCCGCCGACATGTGGATTGCCGAGCGCATCGGTCCCGGCGACGTGTGCGTGACGGGCGACATCCCGCTCGCGGCGCGCTGCATCGAGGCGGGCGCGCGCGTCCTGCGCCACAATGGGGAGGCGTTCACCGCGGCCAACATCGGCCACCAGCTTGCCATGCGCGACCTGATGGCGGACCTGCGGGCGGCCAACCCGCTGGGGGCGGGGGGTGGCGGCCGGCCGTTCACGAAGGCCGACCGCTCCCGCTTCCTCGATGCGCTGGAGCGCGAGGTGCGCGCGGCGCAGCGGGCCGGAAGCCCCGCCGCACGCTGAAGGCTCAGCAACCCGCGGCGCAGAGGCCGTCGGCCCCGAACTCCATCGTCCGGCCGCTGATCGGCACATGGGCGGGCACGTCGACCGCGGCGAGGAAGGTCGCGGTGCGGGTCCCGGCCACCACCTCGCCGCCCTTGGTCGCCGGTTCGTTGGCGTGCGAGGGGATCACGGCTGCGGGCTTGATGAGGTCGTTGATGACGAAGGCCGCCTCGCGCGGGCCCGTGGTGAAGGTGTCGCCGATGTTCATCACCACCAGCTTCGCGCCGTACTGCTCCGACACGACGGTGCGCTGCTCGGCGGTGACGCCCGTGTCGCCCGACAGATAAACCACGAGGCCGTTGCTGAAGGTCAGCACATAGCCCGTCGGCGGCCCGGCATAGGCCGTGAGGCCCGCCTTGCTCAGCATCTCGCCCAGCATGCCGCCGATCATCGCGCCATTGATGCCGTTCGAATGCACAGCGGGCACGGTCGTGATCGTCACGCCGCCCACCTTGCGCGAGGCGCCGAAGCGCACGAGTTGCGAGTTCTTCGGATCGCCGCCCAGCTCCGTCAGCTTGGCGGCGAAGAAGGAGGGCATCTCGCTGCCGGTCACGATCTTCGCCCCCTTGGCGAGCGCGATGTTGACCGTGTTGGTGTTGGGCACGACGACGGTCGAGACGTCGGGCCGACCGCATTCGCCGGTGCTTGCGCCCGCGATGTGGCGGTCGCCCACATGGTCGCCGTGCATGTGGCTGACGAGGATCGCGTCGATCTTGCCGAGGCGGGCGTCGCCCGCGCCTGCGACCGTGCGGCCCGCGTCGTAGAGGATGCGCGTGCCGTCCGGATCCTCGAAGACCATGGCGCGGTCGAAGGCGCAGAACTCCCCCTCGTGGCTGCCGAGCGGCGTGACCTTGACGGTCGCCGCGCCCGCGATCCCCGCCGTAGCGGCGATCAGTCCGCAGGCGGCAAGCATGCCGGTCAGATGCGCAAGTTTCATGTGTCGTCTCCCCGTTGCGCGGGGTGCCGCACCGGATGTGCGCGTCGGCGGCGCATGCACGGCTTCCCCTGTCCCCGGTCCGCGTGCGCAACAAGCCGGACCGGGTCAGAAGATGGGGCAAAGGCGGGGGCGGCCAAGGGGGCGTGCAGACGCTCCCCTGGCGTCCCGTGTGTCAGAGCGCCGCGAGCGCCGGTGCGGCCATGCCCTCCGCCGCCGCGCCGACGTGCGCGGTCACGCCGTTCTTCACGACGAGCAGATGGTTCGCCTTCTCCGCCGCCATGGCGATGTCGGCGACGGGATCGCCCTTCACGGCGAGCAGGTCGGCCGCCGAACCCTCCACCAGCCGCCCGCGGTCGTCGAGGCCGAAGAGGTCGGCCGCGTTCTCCGTCGCGGCGACGATGGCGTCCTTCGGCGCGACGCCCACCTCCGTCATGTAGGCAAGCTCCAGCGCGTTCTCGCCGTGCCGGTTGAAGGGGGTGCCCGCATCCGTGCCCATCACCAGCTTGCCGCCCGCCTTGTAGAAATTGGCGATCGACTGCTTGTGGCGCTCCGCAACGCGGCGCGACTTCTCCACCGCATAGGCCGGGATGCCCTCGTTGGCGTGGCGCAGGATGTTGTTGACGGCGGCGAGCGTCGGGACGAGCCGGGTGCCGCGTTCCAGCATCGCCTCCAGCCCCTCGTCGTCGAGGAAGATGCCGTGCTCGATGGAATCGACGCCCGCGCGCACGGCGTTGAGGATGCCCGCGGCGCCTTGCGCATGGCTTGCCGCGTGTTTGCGGAAGCGATGCCCTTCGGAGATGCCGGCGCGCAACTCCTCCTCGGTGTAATGCGCGTCCTCCGGGTTGACGCCCGGGGTCATCACGCCGCCCGTCGCCATGATCTTGATGAGGTCGCAGCCCGCGTGGATCTGCTCGCGCACGGCCTTCACCACCTCGTCGCAGCCGTCGGCGACGCGCCCGTGCCGGTTGCCGTGGCCGCCGGTCATGCAGATCATGCGGCCCGCGGCGAGGATGGTCGGGCCCAGAAGTTCCCGCCGGTTGCAGGCGTCGCGCACCGCGAACTCGATATAGTCCTTGCCGCCGCAGTCGCGCAGCGCCGTGATGCCGCCCGCGAGCGAGGTGCGCGCGTTCTGGTAGGCCTTCATGGCGATCTGGCCGGGAGTGAGCGACTGGATGGTCATGGATGGATTGCCCTCCGCCCCGTAGACTAGGTGGACGTGCGCGTCCATCAGCCCGGGCAGGATCGTGGCGTCGCCAAGGTCGACGGTCTTGCCCGCGAAGCCCTCGAACTCGGCCACCGATGCGATGCGGGCGATGCGGTCTCCCTCGACCATCAGGGCATGGCCCATGCGCATCTCGCCGCCGGGAAGGAAGATCCGTGCGGCACGGTAAAGCGTTTGCATCCCTGGTCCTTTCGCGTGTGCGGGGCCGATGCGCACCGGACAGGTGCGCCGGCCCTTCGATGACGTTGCCCAGAGACTAGACCCTCACCTTGCGCGATTTCCAGTGCCGGGTGATGGCGGCAGGGCTGTCGTGCGCCGCAGCGCGCTTGACGCATCTGCCTGCTGCCCGGCTAACTCCGTCGAAACACGGCCAACGAGCTTGAAAGGGAGTGCGCCCGCCCATGTCCGACCTCGTTCTCACGGACGTCGATGCCGACGGCATCGCGGTCCTGACGCTCAACCGCCCGCGCCGGCTCAACGCGCTGGCGCCCGACCTGCGCGACGCGCTGCACGTGGCCGTGATCGACGTCATGGCGCGCGAGGACGTGGCCGCCGTGATCATCACGGGCGCGGAGGGGCGCTTCTGCGCGGGCGGCGACATCTCGCAGATGGTGCAGCCGCCCATCGTCCAGGGCCGGATGCGCATGGAGAAGACGGCGGAGGTGGTGCGCGCCATCGCCAATGGCGCCAAGCCGGTGATCGCCGCGGTGGAGGGTGTGGCCTATGGCGGGGGTCTCTCGCTCGCGCTCGCGTGCGACTACGTGATCGCGGCGGAGGATGCGCGGCTCTGCGCCTCCTTCGTCAATGTGGGTCTCGCGCCGGACTATGGCCTCAGCTATTCGCTGGCGATGCGCGTGGGTGCTGCACGGGCCAAACGCATGTGCCTGCGCGCCATCGAGATGAGGGGCGCCGAAGCGCTCGCCATCGGCATGGTCGACGAGGTCTGTCCGAAGGGTGAGACGCTGGCCCGCGCGCTGGCGGAGGCGAAGGGCTATGTCGGCCGGCCGCCGCTTGCCGTCGCGCTGACCAAGGCGGCGTTCGCGCGCGCGCCGTCCTCCCTCGACGAGGCGCTGCGCACGGAAGTGGACTTCCAGTCGACGCTCTTCCGTACCGAGGACCACAAGGAAGGGGTGGACGCCTTCCTTGAGAAGCGCAAGCCTGTGTTCCGAGGCCGCTGAGACGGCAGGCCCGCGCGCCCGCATGGGCCGCGCGCCGGAAGGGGAGGCTTGCATGGCGCTGACAATGAC
It contains:
- a CDS encoding YaiI/YqxD family protein, whose translation is MTRIYIDADACPVKEETFRVAERHGLEVFVVSNGGIRPNPDPKVHTVVVPDGPDAADMWIAERIGPGDVCVTGDIPLAARCIEAGARVLRHNGEAFTAANIGHQLAMRDLMADLRAANPLGAGGGGRPFTKADRSRFLDALEREVRAAQRAGSPAAR
- a CDS encoding MBL fold metallo-hydrolase, translated to MKLAHLTGMLAACGLIAATAGIAGAATVKVTPLGSHEGEFCAFDRAMVFEDPDGTRILYDAGRTVAGAGDARLGKIDAILVSHMHGDHVGDRHIAGASTGECGRPDVSTVVVPNTNTVNIALAKGAKIVTGSEMPSFFAAKLTELGGDPKNSQLVRFGASRKVGGVTITTVPAVHSNGINGAMIGGMLGEMLSKAGLTAYAGPPTGYVLTFSNGLVVYLSGDTGVTAEQRTVVSEQYGAKLVVMNIGDTFTTGPREAAFVINDLIKPAAVIPSHANEPATKGGEVVAGTRTATFLAAVDVPAHVPISGRTMEFGADGLCAAGC
- a CDS encoding metal-dependent hydrolase family protein; protein product: MQTLYRAARIFLPGGEMRMGHALMVEGDRIARIASVAEFEGFAGKTVDLGDATILPGLMDAHVHLVYGAEGNPSMTIQSLTPGQIAMKAYQNARTSLAGGITALRDCGGKDYIEFAVRDACNRRELLGPTILAAGRMICMTGGHGNRHGRVADGCDEVVKAVREQIHAGCDLIKIMATGGVMTPGVNPEDAHYTEEELRAGISEGHRFRKHAASHAQGAAGILNAVRAGVDSIEHGIFLDDEGLEAMLERGTRLVPTLAAVNNILRHANEGIPAYAVEKSRRVAERHKQSIANFYKAGGKLVMGTDAGTPFNRHGENALELAYMTEVGVAPKDAIVAATENAADLFGLDDRGRLVEGSAADLLAVKGDPVADIAMAAEKANHLLVVKNGVTAHVGAAAEGMAAPALAAL
- a CDS encoding enoyl-CoA hydratase/isomerase family protein — protein: MSDLVLTDVDADGIAVLTLNRPRRLNALAPDLRDALHVAVIDVMAREDVAAVIITGAEGRFCAGGDISQMVQPPIVQGRMRMEKTAEVVRAIANGAKPVIAAVEGVAYGGGLSLALACDYVIAAEDARLCASFVNVGLAPDYGLSYSLAMRVGAARAKRMCLRAIEMRGAEALAIGMVDEVCPKGETLARALAEAKGYVGRPPLAVALTKAAFARAPSSLDEALRTEVDFQSTLFRTEDHKEGVDAFLEKRKPVFRGR